One window of Nitrospira sp. genomic DNA carries:
- a CDS encoding DUF1295 domain-containing protein: protein MESENGIFASDPLPLVLAAYLFMTVVMGALWAVQRKTRNASIGDVGWCFGLILVVLWYATQASGGFARVLLPVMLVTLYAGRLGLHILFNRVIGKEEDARYRRLREEWGESESAKMLAYFLLQALAVAVFSLPFLALMWNPRPPSALVELIGLMIWGVAVAGEARADRQLAHFRADPRNQGRVCRGGLWAYSRHPNYFFEWLHWCSYVVMTLGAPGWLFTWIGPIGMGVALLKLTGIPRTEAQALSSRGEEYKAYQATTNAFFPWFPRRTRDLPTGS from the coding sequence ATGGAATCAGAGAACGGGATATTTGCATCGGATCCGTTGCCGCTTGTCCTGGCGGCGTATCTATTCATGACGGTGGTCATGGGGGCATTGTGGGCCGTCCAGCGGAAGACCAGGAACGCCTCGATTGGAGATGTCGGATGGTGCTTTGGACTTATTCTCGTCGTGCTGTGGTATGCCACACAAGCAAGCGGCGGTTTCGCGCGAGTCCTTCTGCCCGTGATGCTGGTGACGCTCTATGCGGGACGTCTGGGTCTCCACATTCTTTTCAATCGCGTGATCGGCAAGGAAGAGGATGCCCGGTATCGCCGCCTGCGGGAGGAATGGGGCGAGTCGGAATCGGCCAAAATGCTTGCGTACTTTCTCCTGCAAGCGCTGGCCGTGGCCGTCTTTTCGCTCCCGTTTCTGGCGCTGATGTGGAATCCCCGACCTCCCTCCGCATTGGTTGAGTTGATTGGTTTGATGATCTGGGGGGTGGCCGTGGCCGGTGAAGCAAGGGCGGACCGCCAACTCGCGCATTTCCGCGCCGATCCAAGAAATCAGGGCCGCGTTTGCCGAGGAGGCCTGTGGGCCTACTCCCGCCACCCGAATTATTTTTTCGAATGGCTGCACTGGTGCTCGTACGTTGTGATGACGTTGGGAGCACCAGGCTGGCTGTTTACCTGGATCGGGCCGATCGGGATGGGGGTGGCGCTGCTCAAGCTGACGGGTATTCCACGGACAGAGGCGCAAGCTCTATCAAGCCGGGGAGAGGAGTATAAAGCCTATCAGGCGACGACCAATG
- a CDS encoding SDR family oxidoreductase — protein sequence MAPRVIVTGAAGLIGQYVVKSASRWAPGWQVHGLTRADLDLTDSVAVERTWQSIQPDIVIHCAALSRTKDCEQDPQLAYRVNVEATTHLARLCKDISFIFLSSGEVFDGKRGWYREEDAPNPINFYGKTKCEAEQLVLQNPRHTIVRIVLTAGTSQNGDRSFVEDMCRAAKSGKPVTLYGDEFRCPLPAGAIARAIWELTGKDLPGLYHLGGRERLSRWEIGQALLPWYPELQGRLAEGSARSHTGASRPADLSLNCEKIQTHLSFPLPGFRSWLKDRVHRGTDVWDYEPVCPEA from the coding sequence ATGGCACCTCGCGTCATCGTCACCGGAGCGGCGGGATTGATCGGGCAATATGTTGTGAAGTCCGCCTCTCGATGGGCGCCGGGCTGGCAGGTTCACGGCCTCACCCGCGCTGATCTCGATCTTACCGATTCCGTCGCTGTCGAGCGAACCTGGCAATCCATCCAGCCCGATATCGTCATTCATTGTGCCGCATTAAGCCGTACAAAGGATTGCGAGCAAGATCCTCAGCTGGCGTATCGTGTCAATGTGGAAGCTACGACCCATCTGGCCCGTCTGTGCAAAGACATCTCCTTCATCTTCTTGTCGAGCGGCGAAGTCTTCGATGGCAAGCGCGGCTGGTATCGGGAAGAAGACGCCCCGAACCCGATCAATTTCTACGGCAAGACGAAGTGTGAAGCGGAACAGCTTGTACTGCAGAATCCTCGTCACACGATCGTTCGAATCGTCCTCACGGCGGGAACCTCACAGAACGGCGACCGGAGTTTCGTTGAAGACATGTGTCGCGCGGCTAAGAGTGGTAAGCCCGTGACGCTCTATGGCGATGAATTTCGCTGTCCGTTGCCGGCAGGAGCCATTGCGCGTGCGATCTGGGAGTTAACCGGTAAGGACCTACCGGGCCTGTATCACCTCGGCGGTCGAGAACGGTTGTCGCGCTGGGAGATTGGCCAGGCGTTGCTTCCATGGTATCCGGAGCTACAAGGCCGGCTGGCGGAAGGGTCCGCTCGCTCTCATACAGGCGCGTCGCGACCTGCCGATCTTTCGCTGAACTGTGAAAAAATCCAGACGCACCTGTCGTTTCCCTTACCTGGTTTTCGGAGTTGGTTGAAGGATCGGGTGCATCGAGGTACCGATGTGTGGGACTATGAGCCAGTCTGTCCTGAGGCATAG
- the ettA gene encoding energy-dependent translational throttle protein EttA, whose product MATNDKQVIFSLVNVGKVYPPKKQVLREIYLGFYYGAKIGVLGLNGSGKSSLLKIIAGVDPNYTGEITRSKGYTVGLLEQEPQLDANKTVKEVIEEGKADLVALLHEYEAVSNKIGEVGPDEMEKLLDKQAQLQEKIEAANGWELENQLDIAMDALRCPPADQKVGTLSGGEKRRVALCRLMIQEPDILLLDEPTNHLDAESVQWLEQHLQQYKGTVIAVTHDRYFLDNVAGWILELDRGHGIPFQGNYSSWLEQKKDRLEKEEKAESKRKKTLEHELEWIRMSPKARQSKGKARLNRYEELVNQKQDQVAEDLEIYIPPGPRLGDVVVEANGISKAFGDNVLYESVNFSLPKGGIVGVIGPNGAGKTTMFKMIIGKEKPDAGAIKVGETVKLGYVDQDRSLDGNKSVYEIISDGQDTIKLGKTEVNARGYCARFNFAGTDQQKKVKDLSGGERNRVHLARMLKEGANLIILDEPTNDLDVNTLRALEEGLENFAGCAVISSHDRWFLDRIATHILAFEGDSKVVWFEGNYSEYEADRKKRLGKEADQPHRIRYRKLTRH is encoded by the coding sequence ATGGCAACGAACGATAAGCAGGTCATTTTTTCACTCGTCAATGTCGGAAAGGTCTATCCCCCGAAGAAGCAGGTGCTGCGGGAGATCTATCTGGGCTTCTACTACGGCGCAAAGATCGGTGTGCTGGGTTTGAATGGCTCGGGCAAAAGTTCGCTGCTCAAGATCATCGCAGGCGTCGATCCGAACTATACGGGCGAGATCACACGATCCAAAGGCTACACGGTCGGTCTGCTTGAACAAGAGCCCCAGCTCGATGCGAACAAAACGGTCAAGGAAGTGATCGAGGAAGGGAAGGCCGACTTGGTGGCGCTGCTGCACGAGTACGAGGCGGTCAGCAACAAGATCGGCGAGGTTGGGCCTGATGAGATGGAAAAGCTGCTCGACAAGCAGGCGCAGCTGCAAGAGAAGATCGAAGCGGCCAATGGATGGGAACTGGAGAACCAACTCGACATCGCGATGGATGCGCTGCGCTGTCCGCCCGCCGATCAAAAGGTCGGGACCCTGTCAGGTGGTGAGAAACGACGGGTCGCGCTCTGCCGCCTGATGATCCAAGAGCCGGATATTCTTTTGCTCGACGAGCCGACGAACCACCTCGATGCCGAATCGGTTCAGTGGCTTGAACAGCATCTTCAACAGTACAAGGGCACGGTCATTGCCGTGACCCACGACCGGTACTTTCTGGACAATGTCGCAGGCTGGATTTTGGAGCTGGACCGAGGCCACGGGATTCCGTTCCAAGGCAATTACAGCTCTTGGTTGGAGCAAAAGAAGGACCGATTGGAAAAAGAGGAGAAGGCCGAGTCGAAGCGGAAGAAGACGCTGGAACATGAATTGGAATGGATCAGGATGTCGCCGAAGGCCAGGCAGTCGAAGGGCAAGGCGCGCTTGAACCGCTATGAAGAACTGGTCAATCAGAAGCAGGACCAAGTGGCGGAGGATCTGGAAATCTACATTCCACCGGGGCCGCGCCTGGGCGATGTGGTGGTCGAGGCCAACGGTATCAGCAAAGCCTTCGGTGACAATGTGCTCTATGAAAGCGTGAACTTCAGTCTGCCGAAGGGTGGCATCGTCGGTGTGATCGGCCCCAACGGCGCCGGCAAGACGACCATGTTCAAGATGATCATCGGCAAGGAAAAGCCGGACGCCGGGGCGATCAAGGTGGGCGAGACCGTCAAGCTTGGCTATGTCGATCAGGATCGGAGCCTCGACGGCAACAAGAGCGTGTACGAGATCATTTCGGACGGGCAGGACACCATCAAACTGGGCAAAACCGAAGTGAATGCGCGCGGCTACTGTGCCCGGTTCAACTTTGCCGGGACCGATCAGCAGAAAAAGGTGAAGGATCTCTCGGGCGGTGAGCGTAATCGTGTGCACCTGGCTCGCATGCTGAAAGAAGGCGCGAATCTGATCATCCTCGACGAGCCGACGAACGATCTCGACGTGAATACTTTGCGGGCTCTCGAAGAGGGGCTTGAGAACTTTGCCGGCTGTGCCGTGATCAGCAGTCACGACCGTTGGTTTCTCGATCGGATCGCCACGCACATCCTCGCTTTTGAAGGCGACAGCAAGGTGGTCTGGTTCGAAGGGAACTACAGCGAGTACGAAGCGGATCGAAAGAAGCGTTTGGGCAAGGAAGCAGATCAGCCGCATCGGATTCGGTACCGCAAATTGACGCGGCACTAG
- a CDS encoding lipid-binding SYLF domain-containing protein: MTIVRWVKLFVLFLVLSVIPAPLLSASDVEQENIVDQSRMTLRSFLADSNMGWFRDHIKEAKGIFIVPQLLKGAFFFGAAGGSGVFLVKDEKTGEWSEPAFYTMGAGSFGFQFGAQASEVVLLAMSQRGVESMLSSTFKLGGDVSVAVGPVGAGIEGATAMNLSADLLSFARAKGLFGGISLEGAVIATRDEWNRDYYGQDVRPIDILVKQTVTNPQSSILRAALARAATGKSSMDQKTEQTHRP; encoded by the coding sequence ATGACGATCGTTCGATGGGTAAAGCTTTTCGTGTTGTTCCTCGTCTTGTCAGTCATACCGGCGCCGCTGCTTTCTGCGTCGGACGTCGAACAAGAGAACATTGTGGATCAGTCCAGGATGACGTTGCGCAGCTTCCTCGCAGACTCAAACATGGGGTGGTTTCGTGACCACATCAAGGAGGCGAAGGGCATTTTTATCGTACCCCAACTGCTCAAAGGAGCCTTCTTCTTCGGCGCTGCGGGGGGAAGCGGCGTCTTCCTTGTGAAGGATGAAAAGACCGGGGAATGGAGTGAGCCGGCCTTCTACACAATGGGGGCGGGCAGTTTTGGGTTTCAATTCGGGGCCCAGGCTTCGGAAGTGGTCCTGCTCGCCATGTCGCAGCGGGGAGTTGAATCGATGCTCTCCAGCACCTTCAAGCTCGGCGGTGACGTGTCCGTTGCCGTTGGGCCGGTCGGCGCCGGCATCGAGGGCGCGACAGCCATGAACCTCAGCGCCGATCTCCTCTCGTTTGCCAGAGCCAAGGGGTTATTCGGTGGGATCTCGTTGGAAGGAGCCGTCATTGCCACCAGAGACGAATGGAATCGGGACTATTATGGCCAGGACGTCAGGCCGATCGATATCCTCGTGAAACAAACCGTGACCAATCCTCAGTCATCCATCCTGCGAGCCGCGCTGGCTCGTGCAGCGACGGGAAAATCTTCAATGGACCAGAAGACTGAACAGACTCACAGACCGTAA
- a CDS encoding TIR domain-containing protein, whose product MPSVFLSYSRTDFPLIEQLEAQLKDHPEISIWRDQEKIYGGQKWPKVLGEAIADQDVFLLAWSKHSAASHFVELEWNTAIALRKIIVPCLLDDTPLASSLRTFHGYRLNDATGLIQSVRGAPLADVQRREPVIRKLSDIAATDETTVLAQAKSIFAQQQWTVQGNVYQAGGDIHIHSEPSTPRAPEKTKPLIEKWQVWIMLIVGALTALSLAVDFPGKLGIHIFPNTERTGGDGQNRMLDQDLAGQVVDADTPNLEPLADVQVSLLGFARETTTDQNGVFRFDKVRAARETPIKFTLRKDCYEVETYEATLGNTGLRPPLSKSGACK is encoded by the coding sequence ATGCCCAGTGTCTTTCTCAGCTACTCACGCACCGACTTCCCGCTCATCGAGCAGCTTGAAGCACAACTCAAGGACCATCCTGAGATTTCCATCTGGCGTGATCAGGAGAAGATTTACGGCGGGCAGAAATGGCCGAAGGTGCTGGGTGAAGCCATTGCCGATCAGGACGTGTTTCTCCTGGCGTGGTCGAAGCATTCTGCCGCCTCGCACTTCGTCGAGCTGGAGTGGAATACCGCCATCGCGCTCAGGAAAATCATCGTGCCCTGCCTGCTAGACGATACACCGCTTGCTTCATCTCTCCGGACATTCCATGGGTATCGTCTCAATGATGCGACTGGACTCATCCAGTCCGTGCGAGGCGCGCCGCTTGCCGATGTGCAAAGACGGGAACCGGTCATTCGCAAGCTGAGTGACATCGCCGCGACAGACGAAACAACCGTACTGGCCCAGGCTAAGTCCATCTTTGCCCAGCAACAATGGACGGTTCAGGGGAACGTGTACCAGGCCGGTGGCGATATCCACATTCACAGTGAGCCTTCGACTCCAAGGGCGCCAGAGAAAACCAAACCACTCATCGAGAAATGGCAGGTCTGGATAATGCTCATCGTAGGGGCGTTGACAGCTTTATCCCTAGCCGTTGATTTTCCTGGCAAGCTCGGCATCCACATCTTCCCGAATACCGAGCGCACTGGAGGAGACGGCCAAAATCGGATGCTGGATCAAGATCTCGCGGGACAAGTAGTGGACGCCGATACGCCGAACCTTGAACCACTGGCCGATGTCCAGGTCTCCTTGCTCGGCTTTGCTCGAGAAACCACGACCGATCAGAACGGCGTCTTTCGTTTCGACAAAGTCCGCGCGGCAAGGGAAACGCCAATCAAGTTTACGCTCCGAAAGGATTGCTACGAGGTTGAGACTTACGAGGCCACGCTTGGCAATACCGGTTTACGCCCCCCGCTGAGCAAGTCTGGAGCATGCAAATGA